A genome region from Chitinophagales bacterium includes the following:
- a CDS encoding nicotinate-nucleotide adenylyltransferase, which translates to MHIGLFFGSFNPVHHGHLIIANYIVETANLDKVWLVVSPQNPFKQKETLLNEYDRLHLVNLGISNNEKLYASDIEFKLPKPSYTIDTLTHLKEKYPQHQFSLIMGSDNLHSFHKWKNADVILNHHQLFVYKRKGFSENPYKQHANVHVLDVPLLEISASFIRESIHKKISMQYFLPEKVWEYIQQNHLFST; encoded by the coding sequence ATGCACATCGGTCTTTTTTTTGGTTCGTTTAACCCCGTTCACCACGGGCATTTAATTATTGCAAACTATATAGTTGAAACTGCCAATTTAGATAAAGTGTGGCTGGTAGTAAGCCCGCAAAATCCTTTTAAACAAAAAGAAACATTACTAAACGAATACGACCGCCTACACTTAGTAAATCTAGGAATTAGCAACAACGAAAAACTATATGCCAGCGATATAGAATTTAAACTACCCAAGCCTTCTTATACCATAGACACTCTCACGCATTTAAAAGAAAAATATCCCCAACATCAATTTTCGCTCATTATGGGAAGCGACAACTTGCATTCGTTTCACAAATGGAAAAATGCCGATGTAATTTTAAATCACCACCAATTATTTGTTTACAAGCGTAAAGGCTTTTCCGAAAACCCTTACAAGCAACATGCCAATGTGCATGTACTCGATGTGCCTCTGCTCGAAATATCAGCTTCTTTTATTCGGGAGAGTATTCACAAAAAGATTTCCATGCAATATTTTCTACCCGAAAAAGTATGGGAATACATTCAGCAGAACCATTTGTTTAGCACATGA
- the lpdA gene encoding dihydrolipoyl dehydrogenase, translating to MNYDLIVIGSGPGGYVAAIRASQLGLKTAVVEKENLGGVCLNWGCIPTKALLKSAQVFEYLQHASDYGIVVGDAKADFSAVVKRSRGVAEGMSKGIQFLFKKNKIDTILGFGKLKPGKKVEVTDDAGKKTEYAAKHIILATGGRSRELPNLKQDGKKIIGYREAMNLPAQPASMVVVGSGAIGMEFAYFYNALGTKVTVVEFLDSVLPREDAEVSKEVERIMKKKGIAVKTGTSVESVDTKGKGCVVLAKAKDGSTEKIECDIVLSAVGVATNLDGIGLEESGIKTEKGIVLTDEFYWTNVEGVYAIGDIVKGPALAHVASAEGIVCVEKIAGHHPEPINYDNIPSCTYCVPEVASVGLTEAEAKQKGYEIKVGKFPFSASGKASAAGAKEGFVKVIYDAKYGEWLGTHMVGQNVTEMIAEVVVARKLETTGHEIIKSIHPHPTMSEAIMEATAAAFGEVIHL from the coding sequence ATGAATTACGATTTAATAGTTATTGGTAGCGGACCGGGCGGATATGTTGCTGCAATTCGCGCTTCGCAATTGGGTTTAAAAACAGCGGTGGTTGAAAAAGAAAATCTGGGTGGCGTGTGTTTAAATTGGGGTTGTATTCCCACTAAAGCCTTGTTGAAGAGTGCACAAGTGTTTGAATATCTTCAACATGCTTCGGATTACGGTATTGTGGTAGGCGATGCCAAGGCCGATTTTTCTGCTGTGGTAAAACGTAGCCGCGGAGTTGCAGAAGGTATGAGTAAGGGTATTCAGTTTCTTTTTAAGAAAAATAAAATTGACACCATTTTGGGTTTTGGGAAATTAAAGCCTGGAAAAAAGGTGGAAGTAACTGATGATGCAGGCAAAAAAACGGAATACGCTGCTAAGCATATTATTTTGGCAACAGGTGGTCGCAGCCGAGAATTGCCTAATTTAAAGCAAGATGGAAAAAAAATTATAGGCTACCGCGAAGCCATGAATTTGCCTGCTCAGCCTGCCAGCATGGTAGTAGTGGGCAGTGGCGCTATTGGAATGGAGTTTGCATATTTCTATAATGCACTTGGCACCAAAGTTACGGTAGTAGAATTTTTAGATAGCGTATTGCCGCGCGAAGATGCCGAAGTGAGCAAAGAAGTGGAGCGCATTATGAAGAAAAAAGGTATTGCTGTAAAAACCGGAACTTCGGTTGAAAGTGTGGATACAAAAGGAAAAGGTTGTGTGGTGTTAGCCAAAGCAAAAGACGGAAGTACCGAAAAAATAGAATGCGATATAGTGCTTTCGGCAGTAGGCGTTGCTACTAATTTAGATGGTATTGGCTTAGAAGAAAGTGGCATTAAAACCGAAAAAGGAATAGTGCTTACCGATGAATTTTATTGGACCAATGTAGAAGGTGTGTATGCTATAGGCGATATTGTAAAAGGGCCGGCATTAGCACATGTAGCCAGCGCAGAGGGTATTGTGTGTGTAGAGAAAATTGCAGGGCATCATCCGGAACCTATTAACTACGATAATATACCAAGTTGTACTTATTGCGTGCCAGAGGTGGCAAGCGTGGGTTTAACCGAAGCCGAAGCCAAGCAAAAAGGGTATGAAATAAAAGTAGGGAAATTTCCATTTTCTGCATCGGGCAAGGCAAGTGCGGCCGGAGCAAAAGAAGGTTTTGTGAAAGTAATTTACGATGCCAAGTATGGCGAGTGGCTGGGTACACACATGGTTGGACAGAATGTAACCGAAATGATTGCAGAAGTAGTGGTAGCCAGAAAGTTAGAAACTACCGGGCATGAAATTATTAAGAGCATTCACCCGCATCCAACTATGAGCGAAGCAATTATGGAAGCTACTGCTGCGGCATTTGGCGAAGTAATACATTTGTAG
- the odhB gene encoding 2-oxoglutarate dehydrogenase complex dihydrolipoyllysine-residue succinyltransferase encodes MTDVKVPAVAESISEVTLSKWLVKTGDYVELDQPLCELETDKAAQELPAPIAGVISLVAAEGDDIKVGGLLANIDEKAAKPAIATTAPAVEKAAPPKEESKPKPVETKVESKAAATTVASGHPSPAAKKILDEGGVKTTAVKGTGVGGRITKEDAIQAVRNKANLPVHEAFSRNERVEKMSRVRRTISERLVFAKNSTAMLTTFNEVDMSAINKIRAQYADTFKKKNEVNLGMMSFFTKAVCLALEKFPAVNAYIEDGNLVYHDYVDISIAVSTPKGLVVPVIRNAESLSLAGIEKKVKELAIKGRDGLLTMEEMTGGTFTISNGGVFGSLMSTPIINPPQSAILGMHKVQDRPVVVDGQIVIRPMMYLALSYDHRIIDGKESVSFLVAVKDYLENPHKMLLGADPVELLLEV; translated from the coding sequence ATGACTGACGTTAAAGTACCTGCCGTAGCCGAAAGTATTTCGGAAGTAACCCTGAGCAAGTGGTTAGTAAAAACCGGTGATTATGTAGAACTCGACCAACCTTTGTGCGAACTAGAAACAGATAAAGCAGCACAAGAATTGCCCGCTCCCATTGCAGGCGTAATTAGTTTGGTTGCCGCTGAAGGCGATGATATTAAAGTGGGCGGCCTGCTTGCTAATATTGACGAAAAAGCAGCCAAGCCGGCAATTGCAACCACCGCTCCGGCTGTTGAAAAAGCAGCCCCACCAAAAGAAGAAAGCAAACCCAAACCGGTAGAAACTAAAGTAGAATCTAAAGCTGCGGCTACTACCGTTGCAAGCGGCCATCCATCGCCTGCAGCCAAAAAAATATTAGATGAAGGAGGCGTAAAAACTACTGCCGTAAAAGGCACCGGAGTAGGCGGCAGAATTACAAAAGAAGATGCCATACAAGCTGTGCGCAATAAAGCCAACCTGCCCGTTCACGAAGCCTTTAGCCGAAACGAACGTGTAGAAAAAATGAGCCGTGTACGCAGAACCATCAGCGAAAGATTGGTTTTTGCCAAAAACAGCACCGCCATGCTTACTACTTTTAATGAAGTGGATATGAGTGCCATCAACAAAATTCGCGCTCAATATGCCGATACGTTTAAAAAGAAAAACGAAGTAAACCTTGGCATGATGAGCTTTTTTACCAAAGCTGTATGCTTAGCATTAGAAAAATTTCCGGCAGTTAATGCTTATATTGAAGATGGCAACTTAGTATATCACGATTACGTAGATATTTCTATTGCCGTTTCCACTCCGAAAGGGTTGGTAGTACCTGTTATTAGAAATGCAGAATCGCTATCGCTGGCAGGCATAGAGAAAAAAGTAAAAGAACTTGCCATTAAAGGACGCGATGGTTTACTTACCATGGAGGAAATGACCGGAGGCACCTTTACTATTTCAAACGGAGGTGTATTTGGATCGCTTATGAGCACTCCAATTATCAATCCTCCGCAATCGGCCATTTTAGGAATGCACAAAGTACAAGACCGCCCCGTGGTGGTAGATGGGCAAATTGTAATTCGCCCAATGATGTATCTGGCATTAAGTTACGACCACCGTATTATTGACGGTAAAGAATCTGTAAGTTTCTTAGTTGCCGTAAAAGACTATCTGGAAAATCCGCATAAAATGCTCTTAGGTGCAGACCCTGTAGAACTTTTATTAGAAGTGTAA
- the prfA gene encoding peptide chain release factor 1 codes for MFSQLESLKGNFIEIGKRLMDPAATSDMKLFAKLNKEYRELEEVVLVYDRYKLVISNIENNKEILNKEKDEEFRELAKADLEQLEAERTTLEDELKKLLVPKDPEDEKNVLLEIRAGTGGDEASIFAGDLLRMYTRFCETKNWEISLVNANEGTVGGYKEIVIEIKGNNVYGTLKFESGVHRVQRVPKTEAQGRVHTSAASIAVLPEAEEVDVQVNEADIKMDVFRASGAGGQHVNRTESAVRLTHIPTGVVVECQQERSQHKNREMALKMMKTRIYEAAVREHENEIAARRKTLVSTGDRSAKIRTYNYPQGRITDHRINMSIYNLDAFMNGEISEMLEALAVAEQTEKLKEGGVAV; via the coding sequence ATGTTTTCACAGTTAGAGTCACTTAAAGGAAATTTTATTGAAATCGGAAAAAGGCTTATGGATCCTGCCGCCACATCCGATATGAAGCTATTTGCAAAACTCAATAAAGAATATCGAGAACTAGAAGAAGTGGTATTGGTGTACGACCGCTACAAATTGGTAATAAGCAATATCGAAAACAATAAAGAAATTCTAAACAAAGAAAAAGATGAAGAATTTCGCGAATTGGCAAAAGCCGATTTAGAGCAATTAGAAGCAGAGCGCACAACCCTTGAAGATGAACTAAAAAAATTATTGGTACCCAAAGATCCCGAAGACGAAAAGAATGTACTCCTTGAAATACGTGCAGGAACCGGAGGCGATGAAGCCAGTATTTTTGCAGGCGATTTACTGCGTATGTACACCCGCTTTTGCGAAACCAAAAATTGGGAAATTAGCTTGGTAAATGCCAACGAGGGAACCGTGGGCGGCTACAAAGAGATTGTAATAGAAATAAAAGGAAACAATGTGTATGGCACTCTAAAATTTGAAAGTGGTGTACACCGAGTACAGCGTGTTCCAAAAACTGAAGCACAAGGGCGTGTACACACCTCGGCAGCATCTATTGCAGTGCTGCCCGAAGCCGAGGAAGTAGATGTACAGGTAAACGAAGCCGATATAAAAATGGATGTATTCCGCGCCAGCGGTGCCGGTGGACAGCACGTAAATAGAACAGAAAGTGCCGTGCGCCTAACCCATATTCCAACAGGTGTAGTAGTAGAATGCCAGCAAGAACGAAGCCAGCATAAAAACCGGGAAATGGCTTTGAAAATGATGAAAACAAGAATTTACGAAGCTGCCGTTCGCGAACACGAAAACGAAATTGCCGCGCGCAGAAAAACACTCGTAAGCACAGGCGACCGCAGTGCCAAAATACGCACCTATAATTATCCGCAAGGTCGCATCACCGACCACCGAATAAACATGAGCATTTACAACTTAGATGCCTTTATGAATGGTGAAATTAGCGAAATGCTTGAAGCACTTGCCGTTGCCGAACAAACAGAAAAGCTTAAAGAAGGCGGAGTAGCTGTGTAA
- a CDS encoding aminotransferase class I/II-fold pyridoxal phosphate-dependent enzyme, translated as MYKASTITSKLPNVGTTIFSVMSALAKEYNAVNLSQGFPDFAPDEKLKEAVAKALESNCHQYALMFGSLLLREKIAAKYAAHSKVLLHPDSEITITAGATQAIFTAIQAVVQPGDEVLLFAPCYDSYVPAITLAGGKCIFYNMLPPHFSINWSEVAQLISPKTKLIVFNSPHNPTASLLTAEDIVELKQLLAHTPALLLSDEVYEHIVFDGKQHQSFLCDETLRARSFVVSSFGKTYHVTGWKVGYCIAPEALTKEFRKVHQFNVFSVNSMAQEVFSQLLDFPDLYTNLSLFYEEKRNTFRALLQASAFDLLPCGGTYFQLASYAKISEANDVEFCRWLTCNIGVAAIPVSVFYEEKDMDVRLVRFCFAKRQETLLLASERLNSI; from the coding sequence GTGTATAAAGCATCTACCATAACATCTAAATTACCCAACGTTGGCACTACTATTTTTTCTGTAATGAGTGCCTTGGCGAAGGAGTATAATGCGGTAAATTTATCGCAGGGATTTCCGGATTTTGCACCCGATGAAAAACTGAAAGAAGCTGTGGCCAAGGCGCTTGAAAGCAATTGCCATCAGTATGCTTTAATGTTTGGTAGTTTGTTGCTGCGCGAAAAAATTGCGGCAAAGTATGCTGCGCATTCCAAAGTGTTGTTGCATCCCGATAGCGAAATTACCATTACCGCAGGCGCCACGCAGGCTATTTTTACTGCCATACAAGCCGTGGTGCAGCCGGGCGATGAAGTGCTGCTGTTTGCTCCTTGCTACGATAGTTATGTTCCTGCCATTACATTGGCGGGAGGGAAGTGTATTTTTTACAATATGCTGCCACCACATTTTTCAATCAATTGGAGCGAAGTGGCACAGCTTATTTCGCCCAAAACAAAACTCATTGTGTTTAACTCGCCTCATAACCCAACGGCATCGCTGCTAACTGCCGAAGATATAGTAGAATTGAAACAGTTATTGGCGCACACTCCGGCTCTGTTGCTAAGCGATGAAGTATATGAACACATAGTGTTTGACGGTAAACAACATCAAAGTTTTTTGTGCGATGAAACCTTGCGTGCACGCAGTTTTGTAGTTAGTTCTTTTGGGAAAACATATCATGTTACCGGTTGGAAAGTTGGCTATTGCATAGCTCCCGAGGCGCTTACCAAGGAGTTTAGGAAGGTACACCAGTTTAATGTGTTTAGTGTAAACAGCATGGCGCAAGAAGTATTCTCACAACTATTGGATTTTCCGGATTTATATACCAACCTTTCTTTATTTTATGAAGAAAAACGCAATACATTTCGTGCATTGTTGCAAGCATCTGCATTTGATTTATTGCCATGTGGCGGAACGTATTTTCAATTAGCATCGTATGCGAAAATTAGCGAAGCAAACGATGTGGAATTTTGCCGATGGCTTACATGCAATATTGGCGTGGCGGCCATTCCGGTTTCGGTGTTTTATGAAGAAAAAGATATGGATGTGCGCTTGGTACGCTTTTGCTTTGCAAAGAGGCAAGAAACGTTGCTACTAGCTTCGGAACGTTTAAATAGTATTTAA
- a CDS encoding TonB-dependent receptor, with amino-acid sequence MNEKRFFILWLILYHLLFVNIYAQDYSKALKGRVIDSDTKQPLPGINIVLLNTPVFTATTSNNDGYFRFDLLKAGRYQVKFSMVGYHDAVLSNIAVTSGKETILNVEMHEKVADIQEVVITAKRDKTRANNEFAPISARSFSMEETKRYSGTFNDPARMVQTFPGVISANDENNAIVVRGNSPRGILWRLEGVEIPNPNHFAGSEAASGGGVAMLSANMLGKTDFLSGAFPAEYGNALSGVMDLNYRKGNNEKHEITLQAGILGAEVALEGPFSHKSKASYLVNYRYSTLELFALMGFQIGGDITPKYQDLSFNLSFPTKRAGTFTFFGLGGMSSLGTTVQKDTTKWQSLQDKSSDNMHYYMGTAGITHLLLPDAKTYIKTTLSLSYTNSGNHTDTFTTQLNPTTIAEEKYLYYYARLAVMLNRKIDSKNLLRSGIYYTGTFYNLRNKDFNFTTQQLETRVQGNGNTHLLQAYWQWKHRFSESLSITSGLHFTYFFLNKKAALEPRANVEWKPAFNHSLSVGVGLHNRTDAISAYISNVETPGGLRSANMNLNMSKAVHAVLGYDFIFLKDFRLHAETYFQYLFQVPAGRDSNAWYAIVNENDGFVSFPLTNKGKGMNYGLELTVEKFFTQNYFFLVTTSLFNSRYAATDGVWRNTAYNGNYVLNVLGGKEFILGKQKINIIGVNTKILYRGGMRITPIDLEASRAQQQTIYNHNQAFSEKLPDYLRVDFGAYFRRNKKRWSWILSVDIQNVINRKNVAQKVYDPQKDNIRIVRNLGIVPVISWKVEFGIKKKQIQK; translated from the coding sequence ATGAATGAAAAACGATTTTTCATCTTATGGCTTATTCTATACCACCTGCTTTTTGTAAATATCTATGCACAAGATTATTCCAAAGCACTAAAAGGCAGGGTAATAGACAGCGATACCAAACAACCACTGCCAGGCATCAATATTGTATTGCTAAATACACCTGTGTTTACCGCCACCACTTCCAACAACGATGGCTATTTTAGATTCGACCTTCTAAAAGCCGGACGCTATCAAGTAAAATTTTCTATGGTGGGCTACCACGATGCCGTACTAAGCAACATAGCAGTTACTTCCGGAAAAGAAACCATTTTAAATGTGGAAATGCACGAAAAAGTTGCCGATATCCAAGAAGTTGTAATAACTGCCAAACGCGACAAAACACGCGCCAATAATGAGTTTGCTCCCATTAGCGCGCGCTCTTTTTCGATGGAAGAAACCAAACGATATTCCGGAACTTTTAACGACCCTGCACGCATGGTGCAAACTTTTCCGGGTGTAATTTCTGCCAACGATGAAAACAATGCCATTGTGGTACGTGGCAATTCGCCCAGAGGTATTCTATGGCGGCTCGAAGGTGTAGAAATCCCCAACCCAAATCACTTTGCAGGCAGCGAAGCCGCCAGTGGCGGAGGTGTGGCAATGCTAAGTGCTAACATGCTGGGTAAAACAGATTTTTTGAGTGGAGCCTTTCCTGCCGAATACGGCAACGCACTCAGTGGCGTTATGGACTTAAACTATAGAAAGGGCAACAACGAGAAACACGAGATAACTTTACAGGCAGGTATCTTGGGCGCAGAAGTGGCATTAGAAGGGCCATTTAGCCATAAAAGCAAAGCATCGTATCTAGTAAACTACCGCTATTCTACCTTGGAGTTATTTGCACTCATGGGCTTTCAAATTGGTGGCGATATCACGCCTAAATACCAAGACCTTAGTTTCAACCTTTCTTTCCCAACTAAACGAGCCGGCACCTTTACCTTTTTTGGCTTGGGCGGTATGAGCAGTTTGGGCACCACCGTGCAAAAAGATACCACGAAATGGCAAAGCCTGCAAGATAAATCTAGCGACAACATGCATTATTACATGGGCACTGCCGGCATTACACACCTACTGCTGCCCGATGCCAAAACATATATTAAAACCACACTCAGCCTCAGCTATACCAATAGCGGTAACCATACCGATACTTTCACTACTCAGCTTAACCCAACTACTATTGCCGAAGAGAAATATTTGTACTACTACGCAAGGCTGGCAGTAATGCTCAATAGAAAGATAGACAGTAAAAATTTATTGCGCAGCGGCATTTACTACACAGGCACTTTCTACAACCTGCGCAATAAAGATTTCAACTTTACAACACAGCAATTAGAAACACGCGTACAAGGCAACGGAAACACACACTTACTGCAAGCTTATTGGCAATGGAAACATCGCTTTTCAGAATCCCTGAGCATTACTTCGGGTTTGCATTTCACTTACTTCTTCTTAAATAAAAAAGCGGCTTTAGAACCTCGTGCCAATGTGGAATGGAAACCTGCTTTTAACCATTCACTAAGTGTTGGAGTTGGGTTACACAATAGAACTGATGCCATTTCTGCTTACATATCAAATGTAGAAACACCCGGTGGCTTGCGCTCTGCCAACATGAACTTAAACATGAGTAAAGCAGTACATGCCGTATTAGGCTACGACTTTATTTTCTTAAAAGATTTTAGGCTACATGCCGAAACATATTTCCAGTATTTATTTCAAGTTCCCGCAGGGCGCGACTCCAATGCTTGGTATGCCATAGTAAACGAAAACGATGGCTTTGTAAGTTTTCCGCTTACCAATAAAGGAAAGGGAATGAACTACGGCTTAGAATTAACTGTAGAGAAATTCTTTACCCAAAATTACTTTTTCTTGGTTACTACATCGTTGTTCAACTCCCGCTATGCTGCTACCGATGGCGTATGGCGCAATACTGCATACAATGGCAACTATGTATTAAACGTGCTGGGAGGAAAAGAATTTATACTCGGCAAACAAAAAATAAACATCATAGGAGTAAACACCAAAATATTATATCGTGGCGGCATGCGCATTACACCTATAGATTTAGAAGCCAGCCGTGCTCAACAACAAACCATATATAACCACAACCAAGCCTTTAGCGAGAAACTGCCCGATTACCTGAGAGTAGATTTTGGAGCATACTTTAGAAGAAATAAAAAACGCTGGAGTTGGATATTGAGTGTTGATATACAAAATGTAATTAACCGAAAAAATGTAGCCCAAAAAGTGTACGACCCACAAAAAGACAATATTCGTATTGTTAGAAACCTAGGCATTGTTCCCGTTATTAGTTGGAAGGTAGAGTTTGGTATAAAGAAAAAGCAGATTCAAAAATGA
- a CDS encoding DMT family transporter yields the protein MHLSILLWGFTGVLGRGISLSEGGLVWWRMLLVSISLGLQVGLLRGRGFSVTRRQFGQMAAVGVLLMVHWLFFYGAIKYANVSIALSCFSTTSLFTALLEPLVTKKKFSASEVSFSLLGIVGIAFIFYDGSDYVLGIFLAVMAAFVGAFYNILNKDIVHELPPDVVSFYEMSTGFIALTVLLPVYVFFFPSAAFLPSSSDWLLLAVLVLVCTHITLVLSLAALKELSAFTLNLAINLEPIYGIALAFVFFGEHQLLGSGFYIGSAIVLMSVVLHALYISKRKVVL from the coding sequence ATGCATCTTTCTATTCTCCTTTGGGGGTTTACGGGTGTTTTGGGCAGGGGTATTTCTTTAAGCGAAGGTGGATTGGTTTGGTGGCGGATGTTGCTGGTGAGTATTTCGCTGGGGTTACAGGTTGGGCTGCTTAGGGGCAGAGGTTTTAGTGTAACACGAAGGCAGTTTGGGCAAATGGCGGCTGTTGGGGTATTACTTATGGTGCATTGGTTGTTTTTTTATGGAGCCATTAAGTATGCAAATGTGTCTATTGCATTAAGTTGCTTTTCTACCACTTCGCTCTTTACAGCTTTGTTGGAACCGTTGGTTACCAAAAAGAAGTTTAGTGCATCGGAGGTGAGTTTTAGTCTGCTGGGTATTGTGGGCATTGCCTTTATATTTTATGACGGTAGCGATTATGTATTGGGAATATTCTTGGCCGTTATGGCAGCTTTTGTGGGTGCGTTTTACAATATTCTAAATAAGGATATTGTGCATGAGTTGCCACCGGATGTGGTAAGTTTTTATGAAATGAGTACAGGTTTTATAGCTCTTACGGTTTTGTTGCCGGTGTATGTTTTTTTCTTTCCCAGTGCGGCATTTTTGCCCTCAAGCAGCGATTGGTTGCTGTTGGCGGTTTTGGTGTTGGTTTGTACGCATATTACGCTTGTCCTCTCGCTGGCGGCATTAAAGGAGTTGAGTGCTTTTACGCTTAACCTTGCCATTAACTTGGAACCTATTTACGGCATTGCGTTGGCATTTGTGTTTTTTGGCGAGCACCAATTGTTGGGCAGCGGATTTTATATTGGCAGTGCAATAGTGTTGATGAGCGTGGTATTGCACGCTTTATATATTTCGAAAAGGAAGGTGGTGCTTTAG
- a CDS encoding DUF1003 domain-containing protein — translation MKKPEAKTFISDFSGKEFPIKEKVTGNAIQQSLFELIKKSKPDFTEQQTLAFSELNRFREQYVAAYISKSAGALSALEKSVLQSLNDRSLLTDKLDEEMPKLTLGQRLADSVADFGGSWIFISSFAFFLLVWICLNIFWLGNKGFDPYPFILLNLILSCLAAVQAPIIMMSQNRQEEKDRERAKKDYMINLKSELEIRMLHEKIDHLIIHQQQELLEIQRVQIEMMNDILNRVS, via the coding sequence TTGAAAAAGCCTGAAGCAAAAACTTTTATCAGCGATTTCTCGGGAAAAGAATTCCCTATAAAAGAAAAAGTTACCGGCAATGCCATTCAGCAATCGCTGTTTGAACTTATTAAAAAATCGAAACCCGATTTTACAGAGCAGCAAACTTTAGCATTTAGTGAATTGAATCGCTTTCGCGAACAATATGTAGCAGCATACATCTCTAAATCGGCCGGTGCACTTTCCGCACTCGAAAAATCTGTACTACAATCGCTCAACGATAGAAGCTTACTTACCGATAAATTAGACGAAGAAATGCCAAAACTAACGCTGGGTCAGCGCTTGGCAGATAGCGTTGCCGATTTTGGTGGCAGCTGGATATTCATTTCTTCCTTTGCATTTTTTCTATTGGTATGGATTTGCCTCAATATTTTTTGGCTTGGCAATAAGGGTTTCGATCCCTATCCTTTTATTCTTTTAAATTTAATTCTTTCGTGCTTAGCTGCTGTGCAAGCTCCCATTATTATGATGAGCCAAAACAGGCAAGAAGAAAAAGACCGCGAGCGTGCCAAAAAGGACTATATGATTAACCTAAAATCGGAATTGGAAATAAGAATGCTACACGAAAAAATCGATCATCTCATTATTCACCAGCAACAAGAATTGCTAGAAATACAACGCGTGCAAATTGAAATGATGAACGATATCTTAAATAGAGTTTCATAA
- a CDS encoding DUF1573 domain-containing protein → MKKLFITLCVAGSALFAAAQAGVATPVDPNAPEFKWESTDIDYGTIKQDENGGREFKFTNVGKSPLVINNCRGSCGCTVPDCPKEPIMPGKTGVIKVNYDTHRIGAFTKTVTVESNAKNSPETLKIHGTVLDPNAGATSGQVAKPAQPVTPVPAVAPAVEKNTNVAPAAKQAPAKKGSSK, encoded by the coding sequence ATGAAGAAGTTGTTCATTACTTTATGTGTAGCCGGTTCGGCATTATTTGCTGCTGCACAGGCCGGAGTTGCTACCCCGGTTGATCCAAATGCTCCCGAGTTTAAATGGGAATCAACAGACATTGATTACGGAACCATTAAACAAGACGAAAATGGCGGGCGCGAATTTAAGTTTACAAACGTGGGAAAAAGCCCGTTGGTAATTAATAACTGTCGCGGTTCTTGTGGATGTACCGTGCCGGATTGTCCAAAGGAGCCAATTATGCCGGGCAAAACAGGAGTGATAAAAGTAAATTACGATACTCACCGTATTGGTGCTTTCACCAAAACCGTAACAGTTGAATCTAATGCAAAAAACAGCCCTGAAACTTTAAAAATTCATGGTACAGTATTGGATCCAAATGCTGGCGCTACTTCAGGCCAAGTTGCAAAACCTGCACAACCAGTAACTCCGGTACCCGCAGTTGCACCTGCAGTTGAAAAAAACACCAATGTTGCACCTGCCGCAAAACAAGCACCTGCAAAAAAAGGTAGTTCAAAATAA